A window of Thermoanaerobacterales bacterium contains these coding sequences:
- a CDS encoding MBL fold metallo-hydrolase codes for MCHSLFRIYRFVSGDEDDYLCRAMVFVADRPGSLATLAGVFGGHGVNITSFYYNRSAHPNRVMIQGRSDNLRALQEACRDLNEQGMFDGEAHTTSPELGVLDTRNILKIRVSLQPRPGTLADFAALLRDHKANVIHMAYDEAVCETAATVTLITENAREIGELLQDLNEHGYYYGLHYQGAEREETENIIGLNLVERFFFKLKRLLGGEDTERLKGVVESSRRMSEALTRFSREAGKDLEAGEVFTNVLVFASASLSRTGSAFSYRRLPALPLGGVVFHAFRLPTGGNIHLLESAEEIVMVDGGYGVYYEDVKRMLRENGLDPARVSRIYLGHADADHAGMSGCFAAEFGSRVFLHPAARGVLENENRAWGSGSPLTELNHYFTVL; via the coding sequence GTGTGCCATAGTCTGTTCCGCATTTACCGCTTTGTGTCAGGCGATGAGGACGACTACCTCTGCCGGGCGATGGTCTTTGTGGCCGACCGCCCCGGCTCGCTGGCGACGCTGGCCGGTGTCTTCGGCGGTCACGGGGTGAATATCACGTCCTTTTACTATAACCGGTCGGCGCATCCGAACCGGGTGATGATTCAGGGAAGGAGCGACAACCTCCGGGCGTTGCAGGAGGCCTGCCGGGACCTGAACGAGCAGGGTATGTTCGACGGCGAGGCACATACGACCTCCCCGGAGCTCGGTGTGCTCGACACCCGGAATATCCTTAAAATACGGGTGTCTCTGCAGCCCAGACCGGGCACCCTGGCCGACTTTGCCGCTTTGCTCCGTGACCATAAAGCCAACGTCATCCACATGGCATATGATGAAGCCGTTTGCGAGACGGCGGCAACGGTCACTCTTATCACGGAAAACGCGCGGGAGATAGGCGAACTTCTGCAGGACCTCAACGAGCACGGTTACTATTACGGGTTGCACTATCAGGGCGCGGAGCGGGAAGAAACCGAAAACATTATCGGTCTCAATCTTGTGGAGCGGTTTTTCTTTAAACTGAAAAGGCTGCTGGGGGGCGAGGATACGGAGCGGCTGAAGGGGGTTGTGGAGTCGTCCCGGCGCATGTCCGAGGCGCTGACCAGATTCAGCCGGGAGGCGGGCAAGGATCTGGAAGCGGGCGAGGTCTTCACCAATGTGCTGGTCTTCGCCTCGGCCTCCCTTTCGCGAACCGGTTCCGCCTTTTCCTATCGCCGGCTCCCGGCGCTTCCTCTGGGAGGCGTTGTCTTCCATGCTTTTCGTCTCCCGACCGGAGGGAATATCCACCTCCTGGAAAGTGCCGAAGAAATAGTGATGGTGGACGGCGGCTATGGTGTGTACTACGAGGACGTGAAGCGGATGTTACGCGAAAACGGGCTGGACCCCGCACGCGTAAGCCGTATCTACCTGGGCCATGCCGACGCGGATCATGCGGGGATGAGCGGCTGCTTCGCCGCCGAGTTCGGCAGCCGCGTGTTCCTTCACCCGGCGGCCCGCGGCGTCTTGGAAAACGAAAACCGGGCCTGGGGGAGCGGTTCGCCGCTGACCGAACTGAACCATTACTTCACGGTGCTGG
- the uvrB gene encoding excinuclease ABC subunit UvrB — protein MPPFKVVSDFEPRGDQPRAIAGLVESLTAGAPHQTLLGVTGSGKTFTMAKVIEALKRPALVIAPNKTLAAQLCGEFKEFFPENAVEYFVSYYDYYQPEAYIPQTDTYIEKDSDINEEIDKLRHSATAALLERRDVIIVASVSCIYGLGDPNEYRELILSLRRGQSYDRDAVLRKLVDIQYERNDVNFTRGKFRVRGDVLEIYPASYTERAVRVDFFGDEVERLLEFDVLTGEVLGERDHVAVFPASHYATTRARLEWAIAGIEAELEERLAELRAAGKLLEAQRLEQRTNYDLEMLREVGWCKGIENYSRYITGRAPGEPPFTLIDFFPEDMLIFIDESHITVPQIGGMYEGDRSRKTALVEHGFRLPSAFDNRPLTFDEFMAKARRNVYVSATPGPWELKHSVRVVEQIVRPTGLVDPEMEVRPTRGQIDDLLGEIRVRVARGERVLVTTLTKRMAEDLADYFKEMGVKVRYLHAEINTLERMQILRDLRLGAFDVLVGINLLREGLDLPEVSLVAILDADKEGYLRSERSLIQTAGRAARNVNGKVIMYADTVTGSMRRALDETERRRRLQMEYNRRHGITPETVKKAVRAVIEATHAAEPAGAYAVPEKRMTKTELKRTIARLEKEMREAARRLEFERAAEIRDALIELRLQLRGQTTRPVTGAAEEALVPPHGV, from the coding sequence ATGCCGCCTTTCAAGGTTGTCTCGGACTTTGAACCGCGGGGGGACCAGCCCCGCGCCATCGCCGGCCTGGTCGAGAGCCTGACGGCCGGTGCGCCCCACCAAACCCTGCTCGGGGTGACCGGCTCCGGGAAGACCTTCACCATGGCCAAGGTCATCGAGGCCTTAAAGCGTCCGGCGCTGGTCATCGCCCCCAACAAGACCCTGGCGGCGCAACTCTGCGGCGAGTTCAAGGAGTTCTTCCCCGAGAACGCCGTCGAGTACTTCGTCAGCTACTACGACTACTACCAGCCCGAGGCCTACATCCCGCAGACCGACACGTACATCGAGAAGGACTCGGACATCAACGAGGAGATCGACAAGCTGCGGCACTCGGCCACGGCCGCCCTCCTGGAGCGGCGCGATGTGATCATCGTCGCCTCGGTTTCCTGCATCTACGGTTTAGGCGACCCGAATGAGTACCGGGAACTCATCCTTTCCCTGCGCCGCGGGCAGAGCTACGACCGGGACGCCGTCCTGCGCAAGCTGGTCGACATCCAGTATGAGCGTAACGACGTCAACTTCACCCGCGGCAAGTTCCGGGTGCGCGGGGATGTCCTGGAGATCTACCCGGCGTCCTACACCGAGCGCGCCGTCCGTGTCGACTTTTTCGGGGACGAGGTCGAGCGCCTGCTGGAGTTTGACGTCCTGACGGGAGAGGTCCTCGGCGAGCGGGACCATGTGGCCGTCTTCCCGGCCAGCCACTACGCCACCACCAGGGCGCGCCTGGAGTGGGCGATCGCCGGCATCGAGGCCGAACTGGAGGAGCGTCTGGCCGAGTTGCGCGCCGCCGGCAAGCTGCTGGAGGCCCAGCGCCTGGAGCAGCGCACGAACTACGACCTGGAGATGCTGCGCGAGGTCGGCTGGTGCAAGGGCATTGAGAACTACTCGCGCTACATCACGGGCCGCGCCCCCGGGGAGCCGCCCTTCACACTCATCGACTTCTTCCCGGAGGACATGCTGATCTTCATCGATGAGTCGCACATCACGGTACCCCAAATCGGCGGGATGTACGAGGGCGACCGCTCGCGGAAGACGGCCCTGGTGGAGCACGGTTTCCGCCTGCCCTCGGCCTTCGACAACCGCCCCCTGACCTTCGACGAGTTCATGGCCAAGGCCCGCCGGAACGTTTATGTTTCGGCCACCCCGGGACCGTGGGAACTCAAGCACAGCGTCCGCGTCGTCGAGCAGATCGTACGGCCCACCGGTCTGGTCGACCCGGAGATGGAGGTCCGCCCGACGCGCGGCCAGATCGACGACCTGCTGGGTGAGATCCGCGTCCGCGTCGCCCGCGGGGAGCGGGTGCTGGTCACGACCCTGACGAAGCGCATGGCGGAGGACCTGGCCGACTATTTCAAGGAGATGGGCGTCAAGGTCCGCTACCTGCACGCGGAGATCAATACCCTGGAACGAATGCAGATCCTGCGCGACCTGCGTCTGGGCGCCTTCGACGTCCTGGTGGGCATCAACCTGCTGCGGGAGGGCCTCGACCTGCCGGAGGTCAGCCTGGTGGCCATCCTCGACGCCGACAAGGAGGGCTACCTGCGCTCCGAGCGCTCCCTGATCCAGACCGCCGGCCGCGCCGCCCGGAACGTCAACGGGAAGGTCATCATGTACGCCGATACGGTCACCGGCTCCATGCGCCGCGCGCTGGACGAGACCGAGCGCCGGCGACGCCTGCAGATGGAATACAACCGCCGGCACGGCATCACCCCGGAGACGGTGAAAAAGGCGGTGCGGGCCGTCATCGAGGCCACCCACGCCGCCGAGCCGGCCGGGGCCTACGCCGTGCCGGAGAAGAGGATGACGAAGACCGAACTCAAGCGGACCATCGCCAGGCTGGAGAAGGAGATGCGCGAGGCCGCGCGGCGCCTGGAGTTCGAGCGCGCCGCCGAGATCCGGGACGCCCTCATCGAGCTGCGGCTGCAGCTCCGCGGCCAGACCACGCGCCCGGTGACCGGGGCGGCGGAGGAAGCCCTTGTCCCCCCGCACGGGGTGTAA
- a CDS encoding M48 family metallopeptidase, whose amino-acid sequence MPNLVHPREPLYLALLLICAIAFYVILIVSLVGIAYVLLGVLAALVIHGLFIGHLRGNGVRVGETQFPEVHRVARELAAQMGVSTVPDIYILQAGGLLNAFATRFGRRNFIVLYSDVLELLEEKGEAELAFVLAHEMTHLRRRHTTWQTLLYPAMLVPFLGSAYSRACEYTCDRYAAYYVPQGAPGGLLVLAAGRRLFRRVDPERFAAQAREAGGFWYWFAEVLSSHPHLSRRVAAVSEFARGSVGAGIPVSPPPAETGSIGF is encoded by the coding sequence ATGCCCAACCTGGTCCACCCCCGCGAGCCCCTGTACCTGGCATTGCTGCTGATCTGCGCCATTGCCTTCTACGTCATCCTGATCGTCTCCCTGGTGGGTATCGCCTACGTCCTCCTGGGCGTCCTGGCCGCCCTGGTCATCCACGGGCTCTTCATCGGTCACCTGCGCGGTAACGGGGTGCGCGTCGGCGAGACGCAGTTCCCGGAGGTCCACCGCGTGGCCCGGGAGCTGGCGGCGCAAATGGGCGTAAGCACCGTGCCGGACATCTACATCCTGCAGGCCGGCGGGCTTCTGAACGCCTTCGCCACCCGCTTCGGGCGGCGGAACTTCATCGTCCTCTACTCCGACGTCCTGGAACTCCTGGAGGAGAAAGGCGAGGCCGAACTGGCCTTCGTCCTGGCGCACGAGATGACCCACCTCCGCCGCCGCCACACGACCTGGCAGACGCTGCTCTACCCGGCGATGCTCGTCCCCTTCCTCGGCTCGGCCTACTCCCGTGCCTGCGAGTACACCTGCGACCGTTACGCCGCCTATTATGTCCCTCAGGGCGCGCCGGGCGGCCTCCTGGTCCTGGCCGCCGGACGGCGGCTCTTCCGGCGGGTCGACCCGGAGCGCTTCGCCGCTCAGGCGCGGGAGGCCGGCGGCTTCTGGTACTGGTTCGCCGAGGTTCTTTCCTCCCATCCCCACCTCTCCCGCCGCGTGGCCGCCGTCAGCGAATTCGCCCGTGGGTCTGTGGGCGCCGGTATACCGGTATCCCCGCCGCCCGCGGAAACCGGGAGCATTGGCTTTTAG